Proteins encoded in a region of the Procambarus clarkii isolate CNS0578487 chromosome 28, FALCON_Pclarkii_2.0, whole genome shotgun sequence genome:
- the LOC138369353 gene encoding uncharacterized protein — protein MKTAAASDLQYTKIFSHFWCLFLIKSKGELEILKWKIGRRTKRCLRREREVHLKSKKERVKVSLRQSSSLLRPSTCAKLPVEQADTSPPGDNHTSPPGDNHTSPPGNNHTSPPGDNHTSPPGDNHTSPPGNNHTSPPGDNHTSPPGNNHTSPPGNNHTSPPGDNHTSPPGDNHTSPPGNNHTSPPGNNHTSPPGDNHTSPPGNNHTSPPGDNHTSPPGNNHTSPPGDNHTSPPGNNHTSPAGNNHTSPAGNNHTSPAGNNHTSPAGNNHTSPPGNNHTSPPGDNHTSPPGDNHTSPPGNNHTSPPGNNHTSPPGNNHTSPLGNNHTSPPGNNHTSPPGNNHTSPAGNNHTSPAGNNHTSPPGNNHTSPPGDNHTSPPGDNHTSPPGNNHTSPPGNNHTSPPGNNHTSPLGNNHTSPPGNNHTSPPGNNHTSPAGNNHTSPPGNNHTSPPGDNHTSPPGDNHTSPPGNNHTSPPGDNHTSPPGNNHYTRLPGYKRSLTLKKISYQGPHVKCMV, from the coding sequence ATGAAAACTGCAGCTGCTTCTGACTTACAATATACCAAAATCTTCTCTCATTTTTGGTGCCTTTTTCTAATTAAGAGCAAAGGAGAGTTGGAGATTCTGAAATGGAAAATTGGAAGGAGGACGAAAAGATGTTTAAGACGGGAAAGAGAAGTACATTTAAAAAGCAAGAAGGAGAGAGTAAAAGTGTCTTTACGTCAATCATCGTCGTTACTGCGCCCCTCCACGTGCGCCAAATTACCCGTGGAACAGGCGGACACTTCACCACCTGGGGACAACCACACTTCACCACCTGGGGACAACCACACTTCACCACCTGGGAACAACCACACTTCACCACCTGGGGACAACCACACTTCACCACCTGGGGACAACCACACTTCACCACCTGGGAACAACCACACTTCACCACCTGGGGACAACCACACTTCACCACCTGGGAACAACCACACTTCACCACCTGGGAACAACCACACTTCACCACCTGGGGACAACCACACTTCACCACCTGGGGACAACCACACTTCACCACCTGGGAACAACCACACTTCACCACCTGGGAACAACCACACTTCACCACCTGGGGACAACCACACTTCACCACCTGGGAACAACCACACTTCACCACCTGGGGACAACCACACTTCACCACCTGGGAACAACCACACTTCACCACCTGGGGACAACCACACTTCACCACCTGGGAACAACCACACTTCACCAGCTGGGAACAACCACACTTCACCAGCTGGGAACAACCACACTTCACCAGCTGGGAACAACCACACTTCACCAGCTGGGAACAACCACACTTCACCACCTGGGAACAACCACACTTCACCACCTGGGGACAACCACACTTCACCACCTGGGGACAACCACACTTCACCACCTGGGAACAACCACACTTCACCACCTGGGAACAACCACACTTCACCACCTGGGAACAACCACACTTCACCACTTGGGAACAACCACACTTCACCACCTGGGAACAACCACACTTCACCACCTGGGAACAACCACACTTCACCAGCTGGGAACAACCACACTTCACCAGCTGGGAACAACCACACTTCACCACCTGGGAACAACCACACTTCACCACCTGGGGACAACCACACTTCACCACCTGGGGACAACCACACTTCACCACCTGGGAACAACCACACTTCACCACCTGGGAACAACCACACTTCACCACCTGGGAACAACCACACTTCACCACTTGGGAACAACCACACTTCACCACCTGGGAACAACCACACTTCACCACCTGGGAACAACCACACTTCACCAGCTGGGAACAACCACACTTCACCACCTGGGAACAACCACACTTCACCACCTGGGGACAACCACACTTCACCACCTGGGGACAACCACACTTCACCACCTGGGAACAACCACACTTCACCACCTGGGGACAACCACACTTCACCACCTGGGAACAACCACTACACGAGGCTGCCTGGTTACAAGCGATCACTGACCCTAAAGAAAATAAGCTACCAAGGACCACACGTTAAATGTATGGTGTAG